GCGGCGGCAGGGAGCGCCACGAAGCCCAGCGCGCGCACCAGGAAGTTCCTGCGGCCGGTGATAAGCAGGTCGCTCATTGCCCCATCTCCCGCAGGTCGCGCATGATCGAGAGCGCAAGGTCTTGGTGCGTCGTGTCGTCGTCCCGCACCACCGGAAGGAGAGCCGCCTTCGCGAGGATCTCGTTCAGCGTGGTGGCCTGAATTTCACAGGCCGCGCCGACGATCGCGTCTTGCTCGGTCAGCACCGCCGCCCATGCTCTTTCCTTTGCGTCGCAATCGGCCCGCAAACGAGCTTCGACCTCAGCGCGGCAGGCCTTATCCTCGCCTGCCATCCGAAGCGCTGCAGCGAACCGCCGGTCCGCTTCATTGTGGATCGCTCGCAATTCCATCTCCCTCTTGATGGTTGCCGCGAAGCGCGCCTTGAGCCCGATAATCTCGGCCTCCACAGCGCTCATTGGCGCCGATGTGCTGGCCACCGCAGGGACAGCGGCGAGCGCCGCGCCGGCGGCAACGGCGGTGCCCAGGAAGGACCGGCGAGAAGTCAAAGAGGGGGCGTTTGCCCCGAGCGCATGCTCGGACATTGCGTTGCTCCTGTTGAGCGGTTGTGATATTTACACTTGTGACGCTAGCACAGGGAATATGGCTTGTGAAGCCTGCACAAGTGAGAATGGCGCGCGCTGCGCTGAACTGGACGCTCAGCGACCTTGCAAACGCATCGGGCGTGCACCGTAATACGATCTCGAATTTCGAGACTGAGAAGTATGCCGGCAGCGCAGAGGCCTTGACCGCGATCCGCGCGGCGCTGGAGGCGGCCGGCGTGATCTTCGTTGCGGAGAATGGCGAGGGGCCGGGCGTGCGATTGAGGAAGGCGCGATGATCGATCAAATCCCTCCTGAATGGATTGCTGCAATTACCTCCTCTACGGTAGTATCAATCGCGGGGGTTATTGTTGGAGCTTATTATAAGGCAAAGGTAGAAAAGAGTATTCAGCATCGATATGATGCGAAAATTGAGGAAATACGTTCTGGATTCCGGGCTAGCGAAGAGGCTCTCAAGGCGGACCTGCGTGCCAAGGCGGATCAGATAACTGCTCTGCGCAGTGGTGCGCTGACCGGGTTGGCAAATCGTTACACGTCTTTGGATAAACGCAGATTGGAGGCGATCGATAAGATTTGGACGTCGGTAATCAGAAGGTCTAAACTAAAATTTGCTGTCAAAGTCATGGGTGGAATAAATGTAGATGTGGCGCTAGATCTTTCTAGGGATAATGGTCCGGATGGCGCTGCGGTTAGGGAGTTTGCATTTTCTATATGGAAATTGGCAGATATAGACGGTTTAAATAGCTCTGATATTCCGGATACAGAAAGGCCTTTCCTTCCGCCTATGGTGTGGGCCATGTACTCCGCATATTTCCATGTCATTAGTCATGCGCTTGCTCAGTTGGCGGGAATGCGCACAGGAGTCGGGAAAAAAATACTTTCAGATCCGGCGCCTACGCTTGCTCTCGTTAAATCAGCTCTTCCCCATCAATCCGAATTTATTGACCAGCATGGCGTGAGTGGGTTCACGTCTTTAATAGATGAGTTGGAGGATTCATTGCTTCGTGAAATTCAGAATAGTTTACATAATCCAGATGCAGATTTTGCGAACCTAAAGCAGGCCGCTTCAATTTTAGCCGCGTCGGAAAATTTATCATCGTACTCACAAGAAATCATTGTTCCGCCGTCAGTGTTGGCTGCTGCTCCGCGCGATATGAAATCTACCTAGGGAGACAAGGCAACAGGATCCCTCGTATACACCAACACCGCGTTCAGGTGGTGGATACAGCGGCCCGTCACCGAGTCGGGCGCTTCAACGCCTCCGCGATCCGCGCCGCCGTCCGCTCGGCCACGGCCTTCAGCGGATCGTCTGAAAGGTGCGCATAGCCTTCGGTGGTGCGCGCTTGCTTATGCCCTAGCACCTTGCCCACCAGATAGAGCGGGGCGCCGTCCGCCACGGCGAAGGACGCGTAGGAGTGCCGCAGGTCGTGAATGCGCACGTCCGTCAGGTCCGGCGCCAGGCTCACGTCCTCCCCGGCTTCCGTTGCGCGCTGGCGCGCAAGCTCGGTTGCCCGCACCCTCACAGATTCCCAGGCCGATTGCAGGCCCACCAGCGGGCCGTCCTCGCTGCCCCGGATCGCCCGCAGGACGTGAGGGTTCCCCTCCTTCCGCTCGATTACCTTGAGGATCTCCACCGCCGGCAAGGGGAGGGGGACGGTCTTCGCCCCGGTCTTGCTGTCGGGCAGGCGAATAAGGCCCCGTCCCCAATCGATCCAGGCCCATTGCAGGCCGAGGATTTCGCCCTTCCGGCATCCGGTCAGCATCAGGAGGCGAATCGCCGCCGCCATGCGCGGGTGAAGCCTCGCCTCGTCCTCCATCTCTATGAGCGCGTCGCCGATGGCGGCCACCTCCCGTTCGGATAGGAAGCGCTCCATCGTCTCGCCTTTGAGCAGCTTCACACCCCGCGCCGGGTTCTTCTCCACAAGCTCCCGGTCCATCGCGAAGGTATAGGCGGCCCCCAGCGCCGCCACGGCGCGCGAGGCAATGCCCTTTCCGCCCCGCACGCGCGCCCGCCCGCGCCATCCCGTCTTCACGTCAGCAGCCGTCTTGCCGGCCGCCACGTCGGCTTGAAGGCGGGCAACGTCTGCCGAGGTGACGGCCTTCATGGGCTTCTTGCCCAGGAGCGGGAGGACATGCCGGCGCAGGTTCGATGCGTCGGTTTCCCAGCTTGAGGGCTTCTTGTTGGGCTTGGCGGCCGGGCCTTCGGAAAGATAGAGCTCCACCAGGTCGGCGACGGTCAGGGCCGCCCGTGCCTCGGCCTTCGCTTCCAGAGGATCGCCGCCCCGCCCGATCTGATGGAGCAATTCGGCCGCCTTCCTGCGGGCTTCCTCGACGGTCCAGGGCGAGCCGTGCTTGCCGATGGTATAGCGCCGGCTTCGCCCGCCGGTGATGCGATACTGGAGGACGTAGGACTTCACGCCAGATGGCATGATGCGCAGGCCGAATCCCTTCACCTCGCTGTCCCAAATGATGGCCTGCGAGGGGCCGGCTTCCGCGGTGTCCACCACCCTCTTTGTCAGCCTCGGCAAGGCCCCCTCCCCGCGCCCGTGTAAGCACCATGTAAGCACGGGAACGAAAATCGGGCCAATATCGGCAAAGCGCCATAAACGTCAGAAATCGCCTAAGTCGTTGATATAGAACAGGATAGATGCGAGGCGAAAAGAGCCGATATGTCAGCAAATGGCGCCGGAACTGAAATCGCACTGCAGAGGTCAGGGGTTCGATTCCCCTCGGCTCCACCAACCCGGTCTTCCTGCAGAATTGAATGTCGTCCACCTTCGGACGCGGTGTGCCATGGTCCCGGCGCGCTCAGATGCCGCCTTTATCCTCCGTCAATAGACCAGGGGCAGTTGTGGGATCGGATCTGACCTTAGGGCATGCATATCGCCGCGCGTGACGCGCCTGCCGGCCCTTGATAGCTTGGACTGAACAGTCCCGTTTCGACTGCGGTCAAACACCGGGGTGGGGTCATGGCATCGAAGCAGGGCTTCAAGACGCTTGTGGCCCCCAATATCTTCGACGCCTACGTCAATCCCAATCTTCTCCTCTATCTCGTCGCCAGCAACCTGCTGTCAGCGTCCACCTGGGAGTTCGCCGAGAAGATCCGGGCGCGCGTTGCAAACGCGAATGGGGGCGGCGCGCGCCCGATCCGGCGCTCCATCGAGGAAATCCAGAAGGTGCTGGATCGCAGCTTCCGGCACCTCCATGTGACGCAAGTGGCTGAGCTTTACGGCGAGCTCGATCTTGCTGCCGAGCGCGCGCGGCTCGGGCCGGCATGTGTTGATCTCGCGCTCGGCCAGATCCTGTCCACATTCGAGGCGCGCATCCGGTCCGGCGCCATACCCGCCGCAGGGCTTCAGCCGGCCATCGACCGGATGGCTGCGAGCCGGTTTCCAGCATACAGCTACGGGAATATCGACCTCATACGCGCCAAGAGGACCCTGTTGGGGTCCTCGCACGCCTCGGTGCGGGGCGTGACCTCTTGCGTTGATGAGACAGCCATATTCGCCGCCCTTGCCATGACGCTCCAGAAGGGATCGGTGGCGAACGTCATTGCCTTGAGCAGCCCGTCGCACACTTCTGCCTTTGGCTGGACCAGCGAAGGTGAGCCATGGTGGTTCTATGGAAAGAACAGGATCTACTTCGCCGACGGGTGGCGGACAGCGGTGTCGCAGGCACAGGAGGGAGGGGCGCAGGAGGTGTTCGATGCGTGCCTTGGCGACCTCAACCGCATCACCTCGGTGGCCGGCACGTTTGATCTGGAAACCGGGCAGACCAGCCTTCCGGACGCCCATATCGACGAGATCGCCACGCAGATGGACGCCTTTTTCGGCGTGCGGCTGAGGCAACTGGATGCCGCCTTGTCCAGGCCACGCCTCTCCTGCGCGGAGGATCCTCTGGCGGATTGCCTCAGGGAGCTCCTGGGCGCACCCTCCTTGGATGCGGCGGAAGAAATCCTGGCCGCGGCCGATGACGAGGCCTCCCAAGGCGTGCTCTATGCCTACCGGTCCCTGCTGGTGAAAGACCTTCATCCCTATCTGGAGGCCGCGCGGGAGCAGCCGAAGTGCAGGCAATTGGGGCTCATTCTCTCGAGCCCCGCGGACGCGCTGTCCGTGATCGCCTCCATGGACGGGGCCGCCTCGATCTTTGGCAGCCGGGACCGCATTGCCATGCCGGACGAGACGCTTCTGTTCCGCGCGGGGACCGACCGGGACAAGGCGCTCCTGCTGCATGTCCTGCTTGAACATCTAGCGCCGCGCGCGGGCATGTCCGGCGCGGTGGAGACAGCCTTTGGGGCCACAAGGAGCTTCGTGAGGATCGGCGAATGCCTTTTCGATGCCGGGGCGGGCAAACCTGTGTCCGAGACCTCCGAACCGATTCTGTTTCGGTTCGGGGGCGAGCTTTAGGGGCCATATGCGCGTGATCGCGCCGCCCTGTCCGTCATCGTGATCACGCGCCTATGCCGGATGTTTCGGTGTGGTATTATGGTGTGAGTGTGGCGGGGGCGGTGAACTTGGAAAATCGAGGTGGTGGGCAATTGGCTCGGGTTGCGTTCGAGCGCGTGGATCTCGGGGTATGCGAACAGCGGGATGAGATCCTCGATATTTCGATGGCGTATTTTCAGTGGATGAATGATGAAATCATCGCACGCTGCAAATTCTCGATCCCAGATATCGTGGGAATGAGCCTCGATACATATGTTTCCTATACAACCGACATCGGTCGCCGCATTGGGCCGAATGAAGGCGGAGTTTATGTCCGGCGGGATGATGCTGGGCAGATCATGGCCATGGGCGGCATTCGGCGGCTTCCCGATGGTGCGGCGGAAATCGTTCGCATCTTCACCCGTCCGCAGTTTCGCGGCATGGGGCTTGGCACCCAGGCAGTGGATCATCTTCTCACCGAAGCGCGCCAGCTTGGCTACGGGATGGTCCGGCTTGATACCGGCGTCTTCATGACGTCCGCCCACAAGATCTATCATGCTGCGGGCTTCCAACTGTGCGAGCCCTATGCCGGGGCGGAGCCGCCGGAGCGGCTTCTTCCGTACTGGCTCTACCTGCAGCGCAGCCTCTGATCTCAAGCCGGAAGACTGCCCCTGCACTTGCGGCTAGAGCATGCGCCAATCAGATGGCATCGCCATCTGATTGGATCACGCATTCTCTATCAATGGGTTAGAGGGCGATTCACCCATCAGATTGATTCAATCTGATGGGATCGCGCTCTAGTGAGCCGGCCAAGCGCTCATCTGCGACCGCCCCAGGCTGAAGGCGGACCGATGGCCGGTCGGAGGTCGTCACCCGCTTGCGACGCCTCCATCGCGGATCGGCATTTTGTCGTTCGTCGCTGAGAGGCGCGGGCCTGAAATTCTCACGGCCGGCGGGCGAGTAAAAATCAACGCATCATGTCAATAATGTCTTTCTTTTATACAGTGAAATCATGAATTAGTCGTGTCCTTTTGGGAATTATATAGAATTTCTTTCGATTCCCGAGGAGGGTTTTATACTTTGTATTTTCGAGGTTGGTGGAGGGTGTGTTTCTTATTCGACTAGAATATTATTCTCAAATGACATGAAAGAGTATGTAATAAATATAGTGTTTACACAAATTGGTAGCATGTTAATGAGTAGAGGATCGATCAATATGCTGCAAGATTTTGAAAGCAATCCTTTTGATTGCCGTGGCTCGATGTGCGGCGGAGCGTGGTGGGGGATCCGATGCATCTGCGTAAGGCGCTTCTTTCGGGGGTCAGCGTTACCCCACTCCTGATGGCCGGCCTGTGGCTCACGACGGCGCCCGGCGTGGCGCAGGAGATGTCCCTTTACAAGGTGGAGAAGGGGGCGGACGGCAAGGACTGGTATTGGCAGCCACGCCCCGGGGGAAGTGGAAGCGATCCGGTCGATTCAACCCCGGGCGCTCCGGCCGGCGACGTGCGGGTCAGCGCGACGGTCGCGAATACCGCTTCCCCTGCCAAGTCCACGATTGTGGAAGTGGGGTCTGTCGGAGGAAAGGGCACGGTGGGCGAGCTGTTTTCCGCCGGCGGCATTTCCGGCTCTCAGTTCTACTACACGCCGGGCAAGGATGGCGGCTCGGCCGGCAATGTCGCCTTGACCCTGAGCGGATCTGTTGTCGGCAACGCAAGCCTGGCATCGGACACGGCGCTGCTCTCCATCTATTCGCTGGGCGGCGACGGGTATGTTGGCCGCGACGGACCCTCGGGTCCTGGCGCGCCAGGCAAGGGCGGTTCGGCCGGGACCGTGCAACTGGACCTTCGGGCAACGCTTTCGACCACGGGGGATCATTTCGGTGGCGTCTGGGCGAGGTCCCAGGGGGGGCAGACCGGCAAGAATGTTCCCGATGCCTGGGCCATCGGCGTGTCCCGTGCCAATGCCGGCCTCTATCCCGGCGCGAACGGCAATGACGTCACCGTCAGCCTGAGCAAGGGCGCCGGTGTCTCCACGCAGGGGGCGTACGCGCCGGGTGTCGTTGCGGAGTCCATTGGTGGTGCCGGCCTTGATGGTGGCAGCTACAGGAACATTCTGCCGGGCGCCGGTCGGGGTGGTGCCATCTCCTTCGTCAATAACGGCAAGGTGGTCACGGACGGAGCAACGTCCACCGGTGTGCTTCTGCAGTCGGTGGGTGGGCGCGGCGGCCGGCAGGTCGCGCAGGCGCCGTCCGGCGACTATACCGGGGAATCCGGGGGCGGAGCGGGCGGCGATGCCGGCAATGGCGGCGCCATCACGGCTCTTCAGGCCGGCTCGATCGAGACCAGGAAGGACTATTCCTTCGGCATTGCCGCCATGTCCATGGGGGGCGTCGGCGGCGACGGCGCAAGGGCGACGGGCGGGCGGCCCGGCGGCAATGGCGGCGCGGCGGGCAATGGCGGCAGTGTGACGCTCCAACAGACGGGCACGATCACCACGCGTGGCGAGGGCTCCATCGCTCTGCTCGCCCAAAGCCTCGGCGGGGGAGGGGCGGTGGACGCCTTTCAGCGCGCGGACATCACCCCTGGCGCGGTCAAGGGCGGTGGTGCGGGCGGTGGCAGTTCGTCCGCCTTCTGGCCTGCCGGCGCGGGCGGAACGGGCGGCGCGGGTGGCAATGGCGGGACCGTGTCCGTGGTGAATGACGGCACGGTGTCGACCTATGGCGATTCTGCCATCGGCGTGCTGCTCCAGAGCGTCGGTGGCGGTGGCGGCGCCGGGGGCGGCTCCAAAAGCGTGTTCAGTATTCTCCTGGGCACCGCGGCCGGCGGCAATGGCGGTGGCGGCGGCGATGGCGGCCTGGTCGAGATGGGCGCCTCATCCTGGAAGGCCCTGCATGGCGGCCTTCAGCCCTCCATCACCACCAATGGCAATTCCGCCAGCGCCATCGTCGCGCAGAGCATCGGGGGGGGCGGCGGATCCGGAGGCGCGGCGCAGGCAGGCTCTGCGGGCCTCATCTTGTCGCTGTCCTATGCCGTTGGCGGCGCGGGCGGCAAGGGCGGGAAGGGTGGCTCTGTCGTTGTGGACAACACGTCCAACATCATGACGTACGGGAAGGATTCCCACGGCATTGAGGCGCGCAGCGTCGGCGGCGGCGGCGGCCGCGCGGGAGATGCCTCAGCGCAGGCGGCGGCGGCCTCTCCCCCGTCGACCCCCTCCTTTAGCGTTAGCTATTCCGTGGGCGGAAGCGGCGGCGACGGTGGGGCCGGTGGTTCTGTTTCCGTCGACAACCACGCGATCATAACCACGACGGGGGAGAAGTCGTACGGCATCCTCGGCACCAGCATTGGCGGCGGCGGTGGAAGTGCGGGCGGGGCGTCGAGCCTGTCCGATGTGGCTGGCATGTTCAAGAATCTCACGGCCTCAGTCGGGTTGGGCGGAAGTGGTGGCGGAGGTGGCCATGGCGACCTCGTCAGCATCGTGAACGAGAATTCAGTGGAAACGAAAGGCGCCTTCTCAACAGGCATCATGGCCGTCAGCATCGGTGGTGGAGGCGGGGATGGAGGCTCAGGAAGCGCGTCCGCCAACAAAGGCATTTCGACCGACAATCCCATCGCTTCTGTATGGTCGGAAGCCCTGCCCGTGGCGGACACCTTGGCCTTGAAGTTTGCCGTGGGCGGCTCAGGAGGCAGTGGTGGCGACGGCGGCCTGGTGATCGTGAACAATTTGGGATCGGTGCGGACCTCAGCCAACGAGGCGAAGGGAATCGTGGCGCAATCCATCGGGGGCGGTGGGGGCAATGCCGGCGGCTATCTCAGCAATGCGACCGGAGAGTATTCCGGCAGCCTCACGATCGGTGGATCGGGGGGCGGCGGCGGTGCGGGTGGAAAGGTCTCGGTCGCGAACGCCGCCGACGCCCTGGTGAAGACCACAGGCGATGGATCGGCTGCCATCTTCGTCCAGAGCATCGGCGGTGGCGGTGGCGTTGGCGGCTCTATGTCGGGCTCAA
This genomic interval from Aquabacter sp. L1I39 contains the following:
- a CDS encoding site-specific integrase — protein: MPRLTKRVVDTAEAGPSQAIIWDSEVKGFGLRIMPSGVKSYVLQYRITGGRSRRYTIGKHGSPWTVEEARRKAAELLHQIGRGGDPLEAKAEARAALTVADLVELYLSEGPAAKPNKKPSSWETDASNLRRHVLPLLGKKPMKAVTSADVARLQADVAAGKTAADVKTGWRGRARVRGGKGIASRAVAALGAAYTFAMDRELVEKNPARGVKLLKGETMERFLSEREVAAIGDALIEMEDEARLHPRMAAAIRLLMLTGCRKGEILGLQWAWIDWGRGLIRLPDSKTGAKTVPLPLPAVEILKVIERKEGNPHVLRAIRGSEDGPLVGLQSAWESVRVRATELARQRATEAGEDVSLAPDLTDVRIHDLRHSYASFAVADGAPLYLVGKVLGHKQARTTEGYAHLSDDPLKAVAERTAARIAEALKRPTR
- a CDS encoding helix-turn-helix transcriptional regulator — protein: MARAALNWTLSDLANASGVHRNTISNFETEKYAGSAEALTAIRAALEAAGVIFVAENGEGPGVRLRKAR
- a CDS encoding GNAT family N-acetyltransferase, with the protein product MPDVSVWYYGVSVAGAVNLENRGGGQLARVAFERVDLGVCEQRDEILDISMAYFQWMNDEIIARCKFSIPDIVGMSLDTYVSYTTDIGRRIGPNEGGVYVRRDDAGQIMAMGGIRRLPDGAAEIVRIFTRPQFRGMGLGTQAVDHLLTEARQLGYGMVRLDTGVFMTSAHKIYHAAGFQLCEPYAGAEPPERLLPYWLYLQRSL